In the genome of Ensifer sp. WSM1721, the window TTTCCTTGAGCCAGGCGATCGCCTTTGCCACGCGGTTGCTGTTGGTGCCGGCAAGCGCGAAACGCCGCAATTGCGGGCCCTGCTCGCTGGTCAGCAGCCGGTAGAGGATCTCATTTTCGATGTGACCGGCCAGAAACGGGATGTGTTCGGGCGCGTTCGCCAGTGAAATCAATCGCAACAGAGCATCGAACAGTTCCGGCGTGCCGGCGCCGATGGCGACGCCGAGGCCGCGATCGGGCGCCTCCCTCGAGTGTACATCGTGGTCGGCGATGATCCGCCGCAGCTTCTCGAGGTCCAGGCGCAGGGCGGCGGCTACGTAGGGTTCCCGCTCGCTTGCCTCGCAGACATGGCCGGTCATCGGCAGGCCGACGGCGCTCAGGAAAAAGCAGGATTCATCGTAGACAAGCGTTTTCTGGCCGACATGGACACGCTTGCTGCCCTTGACGATCATCGACACGATCGGCTCGGAGACACTGGTGAAAGGCCCCGCCGGCGCGACGATGCGATAGAGCGATAGACCCGGAATCGCATGATTGTAACGGACGCCGTCCCAAGGCAGTTGCGCCAGTCGGTCCAGAATGCGCGCGCGAATGGGCGCGGTTTCCTCGCGCAGGCGATGATGCTCGATCCTGGTGTTGCTCATCTCCATCGCTTCGTTCTTCCCGAACACCCCGTCAATCCAATTCTTATCACATTATTTTGATGTCGAGAGGATTAGGCAATTCTTACTCGGCGGAGCCGCCGGCTATTCGGCCGCCTTCCGCCGGGGCAGCACCCAATTGGGGCGCGGGAAGTGGCAGGTATAGCCGTTGGGGTAGCGCTCCAGGTAATCCTGGTGCTCTGGCTCGGCCTCCCAGAAGTCTCCGACCGGCTCGACTTCGGTCACGACCTTTCCAGGCCAGAGACCGGAAGCGTCGACGTCTGCGATGGTGTCCTCGGCTATTCGTTTCTGTTCATCGTCGACGTAGTAGATCGCCGACCGGTAGGAACTGCCGACGTCATTGCCCTGCTGGTTTCTCGTGGTCGGGTCGTGAATCTGGAAGAAGAACTCCAGAATCCGCCTGTAGCTGATGGTCTCGGGATCGAAGATGATCTCGATGCCCTCGGCGTGGGTACCATGATTGCGGTAGGTCGCATTCGGGACGTCGCCGCCGGTGTAGCCCACGCGGGTCGCAATGACTCCGGGGAGCTTGCGGATCAAGTCCTGCATCCCCCAGAAGCAGCCACCAGCCAAAACAGCTCTCTCGGTCATTCAGATATCCTCCACCTGGTTGATATACGCGCCGTAGCCCTCGGCCTCCATTTCCTCGCGCGAAATGAAGCGCAGTGCAGCGGAATTGATGCAGTAACGCAGCCCGCCGCGGTCCTGAGGGCCGTCGGGAAACACATGACCGAGGTGACTGTCACCATGGGCGGAGCGCACCTCGGTGCGGGTCATGCCATAGGAGTCATCCCGCAGTTCTTTCACATTTGCCGGTACGATCGGCTTGGTGAAGCTCGGCCAGCCGCAGCCGGAATCGAATTTGTCGGTCGAGGCGAACAGCGGTTCGCCGGAAACAATGTCAACATAGATCCCCGGCCTTTTGTTGTCATTATGCTCCCCTGTGAAGGGGCGTTCCGTGCCGTTCTGCTGGGTCACCCGATACTGCTCGGGCGTAAGCTTCCTGACTGCTTCGTCCGTCTTTGCGTAGGTCATTGCCCTATCTCCGCTCGTGGATGTGTTGCCTGAATATGGCGAGGGGCCACGAGGATTTCCAATATAGGCTGCGCATAGATTCAATAGTCGCGGGACAAGGACAGCTCTCCGGCTCACGTCTAGTCGCGCCGGGCTGCGAGCGGCCAGTGGGTGGCTCCCCGCATTGCGGACACCTCAGTTCATCTTTCGGGCGGCCCGATGCACCGGCAGCGTCACGACGAAACAGGCGCCGCCGTCCGACGGGGTTTCGTAACGGACCGCGCCGCCGTGGCGCTCGGCGATCTGGCGCACCAGCGCCAGCCCTAAGCCCCAGCCGCCCGTGGCCTCGCTGCGTCCCGAGGGCCTATAGAACGGCTCGAAAACGCGGGCGCTCTCGCCAGCCGGTATGCCCGGCCCGTGGTCGCGGACCCTGAGTTCCACCATGCTGTCCGCCTGCGCGACCGTGGCTATGACGGGCGGGCTGCCGTGGCGCAGCGCGTTCTGCATCAGATTGCGCACCAGCCTGCCGATGAGGCGCGCATCGCCCATGACAGTCGCGGGTGTGCCGGAGACCTCGACGCCGTTGCGCGCCCCTTCTTCCGAGACCAGAGCCAGAAGGTCGACGGACGCCGTCGAATCGAGTTTTTCGACGTGGTCGAGCCTGCTCGCCAGCAGGATTTCCTCGACCAGCGTGTCCAGCTCGGCGAGGTTGCGGACGATCTCCTCCCTGCGGTTCCCGCTCGGCGCCTGCTCATAGAGGTCGATCGCGATCCGCAGGCGCGCAAGCGGCGAGCGCAATTCGTGGCTGGCATTGGCGAGCAGGGCGCGGTGTGACTTGATCAGCCGCTCGACGTGATCGGCGGCGCTGTTGAAGCTCTTCGCCACCGCCGCGACCTCATCGCTGCCGTCCGCCGGCACGCGAGCCACGAAATCGCCCCGCCCCCAGGCATCGACGCCCGCGCGCAACCGCTCCAGCCGGCGCGTCAGGTGACGCACCACCGGATAAGCGGCGAGTCCGATGACGCCGGCGATCAACGCCAGATAGGCGAGCGGATTGCGGCCGGCCGGCCGTAAAGGCCTCTCCATGCGCGCGGCGACAGTGCGACCGTCGGGCAACTCGGTCATCATGGTGTGAAAGTTACCGCGCGGGCCGTGGCGCCAGGGCCGCTCGACCATGTCGCGGGGGAGCGGCTGGCCGGCACTCGCGATCAGCCTGCCGCGCGGATCGTATACCGCTATGTCGGCGTCAAAGGCTCGTGAAAGCCGCTTGAGCGTCGCCCCGACCGATTGCCGGTCCGCGTCGGGCGGAATGAGCGCGGCGACGAACCGCGCGCGTTGGCTCTGCCAACCGGATTCCTCCTCTCCCTGTCCCAGCCACACGAAGGCCGCGCTGGCGACGGCGACTGCGGCAAGGCTCGCCAGCAACGTCAGGTAGATCTTCAGGAACAACCGGCTGCGCATGCTCTAGGTCTCTGTTTTGATGCATGTCGTCCCAAAACCGCCGCATACTTTTGGGCGACACGCATTATCTTTCGTCGTCCTGAAAACGGGCAAAGACATAACCGGCGCCGCGCACGGTTATGATGCGCCTCGGGTGCTTCGGATCGCTCTCTATGGCCGCCCTGATGCGCGAGACATGGACGTCGATGGAACGGTCGAAGGCATCCAGCTCCTCGCCCTTGACCGTGTCCATCAATTGCTCGCGTGAGAGCGTACGGCCGGCATTTTCGGCAAGCGCCACGAGCAGGTCGAACTGGTAGCTGGTTAGCACACATTCGCGGCCGTCGATCCTGACCGAGCGGGATCCCGGATCGATCTCCAGCCGTCCGAAACGTAAGGTCCGCGAAACCGCCGCGCTGCCGTTGCGGCGGCGCAGGATCGCCTTCAGCCGGGCCAGCAGTTCGCGCGGATTGAAGGGCTTTGGGAGATAATCGTCGGCTCCGAGCTCCAGACCGACGATGCGGTCCGTCTCCTCGCCTTTGGCCGTGAGCATCAGGATCGGCACGTCCGAGGCCGCGCGCATGCGCCGGCAGGTCTCGAAGCCGTCAAGGTCCGGCAGCATGACATCGAGAATCACGACGTCCGGCGCACGGCGGCCGAGGTCGCTGAGGCCCGCTGTGGCCGTCGCCGCGGTGTGGACGGTGTAGCCGTTTCCGGAGAGATAGTCCGAGAGCATGGCGGAGAGGCGCGTGTCGTCGTCGACAATCAAGACCCGTTCCGCCATCTCTTGCGCTCCTTTCAGTCACCCGGTCGATTCACTCTTACCACCGGCCGTGGCCCCTGCGCTCCTTCAAATGTTCGACCAGCTTGGCGCGCTGCTCCGGCGTCAGTACTTCGGCGGCGTCGAGGAGCGCCGTCGTCATCTTGCGCGAGGCCTCGTCGATGGCCGCGATGCGTTCGCTGCGCAGCTTCTCGGCGGCGGCGCGGTCGATGGTCGATGCGCCGAGGAGTTCGATAACCTCCTCACGCGTCTCGCGGAAGTCCCGGAACGTCGGTCGGATCTCAGCGCGCGCCTTGTCGATTATGTCCCAAAGCTTGTCTTCCTGCTCGGGCGTCGCGTCGAGCTCATCGAGCACGGAGCCGATCCGGTGTTCCATGAAGCCACCTCCCATATGCGCCTGCATCACATGGCCGCCCATGCCGAAACGACCCATGCCGAAGCCGAAATCATCGCTGCGCGCGGCAGCAAAACCGACCGCGCCGACAACGGCGACGGCCGCGATGCCGCCGATCGCGGCGCGCCGGCCCCATCCTTTCGAGGCGGGCTCGCCGGCGGCCGGGCTCGAAAGGTTCTTGTCTTCGTTTTCCATAATGGTCTCCTTTCACTCCGCAGCACCTGCTGCAATGGAGGAAAGCTAACCGGGCAACGTTTCGAGCGTTCTGGACGAATGTAAAGAAATGTGAAGCGGTTCGGCGCGCATCGTCTGCAAAGGGTGGTGGCGAGCGGCGGTCTCCGTACTCGAGAGATAATGGTCTCGCTCTTTCGCGAATGTGGAAGAGGCGCGCCGCGGTCACAGACGGGGCGAGCGAAGGCATCAAGCATTTCGCCTAGTTCGATCAAGTTGCCGCGCGCGAGACGAACATTGTCCACGTCAGACCGGCAGCCCGGTCTGTTTCCGCAAGCTCTTGTCGAACGCGGATTCGGGGACGAAACGGCGCAGCAAGCGAACTTGGCCGGCCAGCTTTCCCGCGGTATAGCGTCTTCTCGGCGCCTTAGCCGTTGCCGCTTTGACAACGGTCTCGGCCACGACCTCGGGGTCGTCGCCTCTTTCGACGCTCTTCTGCATGTGCACTTCCATGTCAGCGCGCACCGCGTCGTAGACAGCAAGGGAGCGATCGGGCCTGGTTATGTTTTCCTCGAACGCCGTGCGGGTAAAGCCGGGCTCGACCAGCGCGACCCGAATTCCGAATGTGCGCAGTTCGTGATCGAGCGATTCGGAGTAGCCTTCGACGGCATGCTTGGTCGATGCATAAAGCGCATTGTAGGGGGAGGGGATCAGCCCCAGAATGGAACTTATGTTGATGATCCTGCCCTTGCCTTGACTCCGCATGGTTGGCAACACCGCGTTGGTCATGCGGAGCACGCCGAAGACGTTCACGTCGAACAGCGCCTGTGCCTGGGCGGTTGAGGACTCCTCCGCGCCGCCGAGCAGTCCAATGCCGGCATTGTTGACAAGCAGGTCGATACGCCCTGTCTCGGCAAGCACCTCCTCGACCAGTTTCGCCACGGATGCGTCATCGGTCACGTCACAGGTCAGCATGGTGACGCCATCGGATCTTTCGGGCACCGCGCGACGGCTGGTTCCGAAGACGTGAAAGCCCGCCTTCTGCAAGGCTCTGGCCGTCGCGTGCCCGATGCCGGTCGATGCCCCAGTTACCAGGGCGACCCCAAGATTGGCTTTGTTCATTGAAATTGCTTCCTTCTTTGTGCTGGAGTTCGTGGGGGAATGACGCAAGCGCTCTCGTTCATGCTGCCCGGCTAAGCTTCAGTCACGGGCGGCAAGCTTGTCAGTCCATCGTCGAAACACGGCGCTGGCGTTGACACCTCCGAAGCCGAAGCCGTTGGAGATCGCGTAGTCCATCTCCGTTGGCCGGGCCTGGTTTGCGATGAAGTCAATCCCGTCGGCAGCCGGATCAGGAGCGCTCAAATTGAGCGTCGGCGGGGCCGTCTGATCCCTAAGCGCCAGGATCGTGAAAATCGCTTCAAGCCCGCCGGCGGCTCCGAGCAGGTGGCCGGTGGCCGACTTCGTTCCGCTGACAGCCACGCTGAAATCCGCGCCGAAGACCCTCTTGATCGCCGCGATTTCCCCCAGGTCGCCGACTGGCGTGGAGGTCGCGTGCGCATTGAGGTGGCGGATCTCGCGCGGCGAGATTCCGGCCTGGGCAATCGCGATCTCCATGGCTCGGCGGGCGCCGTCGCCGTCCTCGGGACCGGACGTGACGTGGTGGGCGTCCGCAGTCGTGCCGTAGCCGACGAGCTCGGCGATCGGCTTCGCGCCGCGTGCGAGCGCGTGGCTCAATGCCTCGATCACCAGGATGCCGGCGCCTTCGCCCATGACGAAGCCGTCGCGCAACATGTCGAAGGGGCGCGAGGCCCGATCAGGCGTTTCATTGAAGCCGGTCGAAAGAGAGCGTGCCGCGGCAAAACCACCGAGGCTGACGATATTCATGCACGCTTCCGTTCCGCCGCACACGGCAATGTCGGCTTCATTGGCGCGGATAAGACGAGCCGCATCGCCAATCGCCTGAATGCCGGCGGCACACGCTGTTACCGGTGCGCCGATCGGCCCTTTGAAGCCGCACCGGATGGAAATTTGTCCCGCTGCCAGGTTCACCAGGAAAGACGGTACGGTGAAGGGTGAAAGACGCCGCACACCGCGCTGATCAACCGTTCGCACGGCCTCCGTTATGGCCGGAAACCCGCCAATGCCCGAAGCGATGATCGTGGCGGTGCGGGTCCGGTCATCTTCCGAGACCGGCTTCCATCCCGCCTGCGCAAGCGCCTCTTCTGCCGCCGCCAGTGCGAAGAGAATGAATCGGTCTACCTTGCGCTGATCCTTTGGAGCAAAGACGGTATTCGGATCGAAGCCCGCCTCGGGGTCTTCTTCCAGAGAGGGAACCGTCCCGCCGATCTTCGCCGGCAGGTCTCCCACCACTTCGTCCGGAAGCCGCCGGATTCCCGAACGGCCAGACAAGAGCCGAGACCAGGAAGCCGCCACATTGGCTCCGAGCGGGCTAACTGCTCCCATGCCTGTAACAACGATACGGCGCATGTGTTCTCCAGTTGTCATTTTGTTGGATCCGTCCGCGCGACTGCGCTGGGCGATCTTGAGGAACCAAGATTTGCGTCGGCGCGGGTACAGCGATGACGCCGCTGCGGGATAGCGGGAGTGATCTCATGCTTTCCCGGCGGACGCCGCAATCCGGCGAACCTCGTCGGCAGCCACGTTGAGAAACCGCTGCGACAGCTCTTTATCGTTCAGGATCCGGGAAATCGTCACGGCACCTACCATGAGCGATAGCATCGCCATGGCTTTGCCATAGGCTTCTGGGCTTTCCGCCTCCGGCATCAGTTCTTCGAGAATTTGAAGATGCGCTTGAATGCCGTCCTGGAACGGGGCCTTTACCTTCTCGCTTTGACGCGCCGCATCAGCGCCAAGCGCCACCAAGGGACAACCGTCGCTCTTCTCTTCGCGATGCCCCAGCGACAGGTAGAGCTCAATAACGGCCTCAAAGGGGTCGGGGCTCGCGGCAGCGACAGCCGACCACCTGCGGGTCGCCTGCTCCATCGCTCGCCTCGAAGCCTGTGCCGCAAGATCGTCCTTGGAATCGAACTGCTTGTAGAATCCGCCCTGAGTCACGCCGGCTCCTTTCATCAGATCCTTGAGCCCAATGCCGTCGAAGCCGTGCTCTCGAAAAAGCCGGCTTGCTGCGTTGATGACCGCTTCGCGATTTGCCTCCGCCTGTGCGCGGCTAACCCTCATGATCGACCTCCAATTAGATTTCACTTGACATCTATACTATGATTAGATTTAGATCGCAATCTAATAGAAGCAGCGCCCGTCAACAAGGGTCATCTGACATGAACCGCAAATTTCTTCTCACATCGATCGGTCTTATGGCTGCAGTCGGCGGCGCGGCGTTTGCGTTCGTTTTCGAAATGCCAACGCGAGACGCGGAGGCCGCAGATCCCCGTGTCGCGTCGCCACTTGTAAGGGTCGTGGAAGCGACGAGGCCGGAAAGAGCCAAGCGCGCCTTTACAGGTACGATCGCTGCCCGAGTGCAGAGCAATCTTGGTTTTCGCGTGCCCGGCAAGATCATTCAGCGCCTGGTGGACGTCGGTGAACAGGTGAAGGCGGGCCAGCCGCTGCTGCGGATCGATGAGACCGATCTACAACTTGCCCTCACGGCGAAGCGCAATGCTGTCGCTGCGGCACGCGCTGTTCTGGTTCAGGTGCGTGCGGACGAGAGGCGATATGCTGTCCTGGTGAAGAACGGATTGGCGGCGACGCCGCAGCGTTACGAGCAGGCGAGGGCGGCGCTGGACACCGCCACGGCACAGCTTGCCGCCGCGGAAGCGGAAGCGAAGGTCGCAGAGAACGAGGCGACCTATTCTGTCCTGGTGGCGGACGCCGATGGGACCGTAACCGAAACGCTTGCCGAGCCGGGGCAGGTTGTCGCCGCCGGTCAGCCGGTGGTCAGACTTGCCCACGCCGGCCCCCGTGAGGCGGTGATCGCACTTCCCGAAACGCTCCGGCCGGCGCTCGGCTCGGTGGCCGAGGCCAGCCTGTACGGGCGCGAGGAGCATCGCTACACGGCACGTCTGCGGCAGCTATCGGATTCCGCCGATGCCCAGACCCGTACATACGAGGCCCGCTATGTGCTCGACGGCGAGGCCGCGGCGGCGCCGCTCGGCGCCACGGTGACAATCCGGCTTCCAAGCCAGGCGAGTGAACCGGAGGTCCAAGTGCCGCTCGGAGCCGTGCTCGACGACGGCGAGAGGACCGGCGTTTGGGTGGTGGATAGCACCACCTCTACCGTACACTTTCGGCCCGTCAAACTTGTTCGCGTGACCAGTGAAGCCGCCATGATCTCCGGATTGAACTCTGGCGATGCGATCGTTTCGCTCGGCGCTCATCTCCTGCAGGAAGGTGCTCGCGTCAGGACTGCGCCTGAGGGGAACAACTGATGATGAATCTCAATCTTTCCGCGATCGCCGTTCGCGAACGCGCTGTCACCCTGTTCTTCATCCTCCTGCTGGTGGCCGCCGGCGTCTATGCCTTCCTCATGCTCGGACGAGCGGAGGATCCGAACTTCACCATCAAGACCATGACGGTCACGACAGCGTGGCCCGGTGCGAGGGCGCGCGAGATGCAGGATCTCGTTGCCGAACCGTTGGAGAAGCGGCTTCAGGAGCTGACCTGGTACGACCGGGTGGAGACGACCACACGGCCAGGTTATGCCTATATGACGGTCACGCTGAAGGACAGCACCCCGCCATCCGTCGTGCAGGAGGAGTTCTACCAGGCCCGCAAGAAGCTCGGGGATGAGGCCCGCAACCTGCCCTCCGGCGTCTTCGGCCCCTTCGTCAACGACGAATATTCGGACGTGAGCTTCGCCCTTTATGCGCTGAAGGCCAAGGGCATGCCGATGCGTGAGCTGGCGAGGCAAGCGGAGGTGATCCGCCAGGACCTCCTGCACGTGCCCGGAGTCAAGAAGATCAACATCCTCGGTGAACGCCCCGAACAGATATTCGTCGAGTTCTCCTACGCCAAACTGGCAACCCTCGGCGTCTCGGCACAGGATATCGTTGCCGCCTTGCAGCGGCAGAACACCGTCACACCGGCGGGCTCGATCGACACAAAGGGGCCGCAGGTCTTCATCCGGGTCGACGGCGCTTATGACAGTGTCCAAGCGATCGCCGACACGCCGATCGCGGCTGCTGGGCGGACGCTGAAGCTCTCCGACATCGCCGAGGTCCGCCGCGGCTACCAGGATCCTCCGACCTACCTGATCCGGCGCCAGGGTGAGCCGACCATCATGCTCGCCGCCGTCATGCAGGAGGGCTGGGATGGTCTCGCGCTCGGGAAGGCGCTGGAGGACAGGACTGCGGCGATCGCATCGGCACTGCCGCTCGGGATGACGCTCGACAAGGTGACCGATCAGGCCGTCAACATCAGCTCGGCGGTCGACGAGTTCATGATGAAGTTCGCGATGGCACTCGGCGTGGTGCTGGTGGTGAGCCTGCTCAGCCTCGGTTGGCGCGTCGGCATCGTCGTAGCGGCTGCCGTCCCCCTGACGCTTGCCGTCGTCTTCCTCATCATGCTCGAAACCGGCCGGTTCTTCGACCGCATCACGCTCGGCGCCCTTATCCTGGCGCTTGGTCTTCTCGTCGACGACGCCATCATCGCCATCGAGGTGATGGTGGTGAAGATGGAAGAAGGCATGGACCGCATCAAGGCGGCGGCCTATGCGTGGAGCCACACTGCGGCGCCGGTGCTGTCCGGAACACTCGTGACGATCGCCGGCTTCCTGCCGGTGGGCTTCGCGCGCTCGACGGCCGGCGAATACGCCGGCAACATTTTCTGGGTCGTGGGGTTCGCTCTCATCGTCTCCTGGATCGTCGCGGTGGTCTTCACGCCCTATCTTGGCGTCAAGATGCTGCCCGCGATCAAACCGATCGAAGGCGGTCACGACGCGATTTACAACACACCGAACTATCGGCGTCTGCGACGGCTCATCACCTTTGCGGTGCGCCACAAGTTTCTGACCTGCGCTATCGTCGGCATCGCCTTCGCGCTCTCTGTAGTCGGCATGGGCGGCATCAAACAGCAGTTCTTCCCGACGTCCGACCGCCCCGAGGTGCTGGTGGAGGTTCGCCTGCCGCAAGGCACCAGCATCGAGACGACGACCGCGACAGTCGAGAAGCTCGAACAGTGGCTGGACAAGCAGCCTGAAGCCAAGATAGTCACGAGCTATGTCGGTCAGGGCGCGCCCCGCTTCTTCTTTGCGATGGCGCCGGAATTGCCTGATCCCGCCTTCGCCAAGATCGTCGTGCTGACCCCGAACGCCGAGGCGCGCGAGGCCTTGAAACACCGGCTGCGCGAAGCGGTGTCACAGGGGCTTGCGCCGGAGGTCTATGTACGGGTCACCCAGCTTGTGTTCGGACCCTACACGCCGTTCCCGGTCGAGTTTCGCGTCATGGGACCTGATCCGGAGCAACTGTACAGCATTTCCGAGAAGGCCCTCGGCATCATGCGCGGCGTCCCGGACGTGCGGCAGGCCAACCGCGACTGGGGCAATCGCACGCCCGTACTCCGCTTCGTCCCGGATCAGGATCGGCTGAACCTCATCGGCCTCTCGCCGGCCGAGGCGGCCCAGCAACTGCAGTTCCTCCTCACCGGTATCCCCGTTACGCAGGTGCGCGAGGACATCCGCAATGTCCCGATCGTCGCACGCAGCGCCGGCAACGAACGACTGGATCCGACGCGTCTGGCGGACTTCTCATTGATGAGCCGCGACGGCCGTCCGATTCCGCTCGACCAGATCGGCCATTCGGAAGTCCGTCTGGAAGAGCCGATCCTGAAACGCCGCGATCGCACGCCGGTCATCACGATCCGCTCGGACATCAATGAGGCGACCCAGCCTCCGGAGGTCTCCAAGCAGGTCATGACGGCCCTTCAGCCGTTGATCGCATCCCTTCCCGCCGGCTATCGCATCGAAATGGGTGGATCGATCGAGGAGGCTGCCAAGGCCAATGCCGCGCTGGGCAAGGTTTTCCCGGCCATGATCGCCGCGATGCTGATCGTCATCATGCTGCAGGTGCGATCCTTCTCGACGATGGCAATGGTCATGCTGACGGCGCCGCTTGGCCTTGTCGGCGTCGTGCCGATGTTGCTCACCTTCAATCAGCCCTTCGGCTTCAACGCCATCCTGGGCCTGAT includes:
- a CDS encoding efflux RND transporter permease subunit — encoded protein: MNLNLSAIAVRERAVTLFFILLLVAAGVYAFLMLGRAEDPNFTIKTMTVTTAWPGARAREMQDLVAEPLEKRLQELTWYDRVETTTRPGYAYMTVTLKDSTPPSVVQEEFYQARKKLGDEARNLPSGVFGPFVNDEYSDVSFALYALKAKGMPMRELARQAEVIRQDLLHVPGVKKINILGERPEQIFVEFSYAKLATLGVSAQDIVAALQRQNTVTPAGSIDTKGPQVFIRVDGAYDSVQAIADTPIAAAGRTLKLSDIAEVRRGYQDPPTYLIRRQGEPTIMLAAVMQEGWDGLALGKALEDRTAAIASALPLGMTLDKVTDQAVNISSAVDEFMMKFAMALGVVLVVSLLSLGWRVGIVVAAAVPLTLAVVFLIMLETGRFFDRITLGALILALGLLVDDAIIAIEVMVVKMEEGMDRIKAAAYAWSHTAAPVLSGTLVTIAGFLPVGFARSTAGEYAGNIFWVVGFALIVSWIVAVVFTPYLGVKMLPAIKPIEGGHDAIYNTPNYRRLRRLITFAVRHKFLTCAIVGIAFALSVVGMGGIKQQFFPTSDRPEVLVEVRLPQGTSIETTTATVEKLEQWLDKQPEAKIVTSYVGQGAPRFFFAMAPELPDPAFAKIVVLTPNAEAREALKHRLREAVSQGLAPEVYVRVTQLVFGPYTPFPVEFRVMGPDPEQLYSISEKALGIMRGVPDVRQANRDWGNRTPVLRFVPDQDRLNLIGLSPAEAAQQLQFLLTGIPVTQVREDIRNVPIVARSAGNERLDPTRLADFSLMSRDGRPIPLDQIGHSEVRLEEPILKRRDRTPVITIRSDINEATQPPEVSKQVMTALQPLIASLPAGYRIEMGGSIEEAAKANAALGKVFPAMIAAMLIVIMLQVRSFSTMAMVMLTAPLGLVGVVPMLLTFNQPFGFNAILGLIGLAGILMRNTLILTEQIKENRAAGLDAYHAVIEATVQRTRPVILTALAAVLAFIPLTHSVFWGSMAYTLIGGTAVGTVLILLFLPALYAAWFRIKPTADEHEVPSEEPELRIAMAAE